A genomic segment from Arcobacter acticola encodes:
- a CDS encoding LLM class flavin-dependent oxidoreductase: protein MALEKLAPEGFSIGVELPLDNDWSRDGLNRRMVDNRLPGQPNMTNHSQLIKLVDDLGFRVAWLRDIPLYDPRFGDAAQVFEAFTYLGFLASHTKDILLGTAAIVLPLREPWLVRKAYNTMQSLSNNRFILGVASGDRPIEYPVFDRNFGNRGKDFREAIDIITGKKDLSKLQANDLQILPKADTAKMIVAGLAQQSPQYIGEHLHGWLAYPGSPEDHKKRVKQYREVASKEKPYISFIHLDFKVNEDDAPIVRHHFGISTGKNGLIEELKAMKDAGVNHIGLHFRRNEDNLEESIKKIGLEILPLFHKKETRLDSMFF from the coding sequence ATGGCATTAGAAAAATTAGCACCAGAAGGATTTTCAATAGGGGTAGAATTACCCCTTGATAATGACTGGTCAAGAGATGGATTAAATAGAAGAATGGTTGACAATAGACTTCCTGGGCAACCAAATATGACTAATCATTCCCAATTAATCAAATTAGTTGATGATCTAGGTTTTAGAGTGGCATGGTTAAGAGATATTCCTTTATATGATCCAAGATTTGGAGATGCAGCACAAGTATTTGAAGCTTTTACTTATCTTGGTTTTTTAGCTTCTCACACTAAAGATATTCTTTTAGGAACTGCTGCAATTGTATTACCTTTGAGAGAACCTTGGTTAGTAAGAAAGGCTTATAATACAATGCAATCTTTAAGTAATAATAGATTTATTTTAGGTGTCGCAAGTGGAGATAGACCAATAGAGTATCCTGTATTTGACAGAAATTTTGGAAATAGAGGAAAAGATTTTAGAGAAGCTATAGATATTATAACAGGGAAGAAAGATTTATCAAAACTTCAAGCAAATGACTTACAAATTCTTCCAAAAGCAGATACAGCTAAAATGATTGTTGCAGGTCTTGCACAACAAAGTCCTCAATATATAGGAGAACATCTTCATGGTTGGCTTGCATATCCAGGAAGTCCAGAAGATCATAAAAAAAGAGTTAAACAATATCGAGAAGTGGCTTCAAAAGAAAAACCTTATATTAGTTTTATTCATTTAGATTTTAAAGTTAATGAAGATGATGCTCCCATAGTAAGACATCATTTTGGAATTAGTACAGGTAAAAATGGTTTAATTGAAGAACTAAAAGCAATGAAAGATGCTGGCGTAAATCATATAGGACTTCATTTTAGAAGAAATGAAGATAATTTAGAGGAGAGTATTAAAAAAATAGGTCTAGAAATATTGCCTTTATTCCATAAGAAAGAGACAAGGTTAGATTCCATGTTTTTCTAG
- a CDS encoding aspartate/glutamate racemase family protein, with protein sequence MKTIGLLGGMSWESTALYYKLINEEIKKQLGGLHSAKVVIYSIDFDEIEKLQHCGNWDETAVILSEAAKNIQNASADFLLICTNTMHKVAPEIKKNIDIPILHIADATGKKLQEENIEKIGLLGTAFTMKQDFYKERINNNFNIEVIIPNELDMNIVHKIIYEELCLGVLKDDSKKEYLRIIDNLVSKGAQGVILGCTEIGMLIKKEDTKVKLFDTTLIHSLEAVKQALS encoded by the coding sequence TTGAAAACTATAGGATTACTAGGTGGAATGTCTTGGGAAAGTACAGCTTTATATTATAAACTAATCAATGAAGAAATAAAAAAACAACTGGGTGGATTACATAGTGCAAAGGTAGTTATTTATAGTATTGATTTTGATGAAATAGAAAAACTTCAACACTGTGGAAATTGGGATGAAACAGCAGTTATACTATCTGAAGCTGCAAAAAATATACAAAATGCAAGTGCTGATTTTCTTTTGATTTGTACAAATACTATGCATAAAGTTGCACCTGAAATCAAAAAGAATATTGATATTCCCATTTTACATATTGCTGATGCTACTGGTAAAAAACTTCAAGAAGAAAACATTGAAAAGATAGGTTTATTAGGTACTGCTTTTACTATGAAGCAAGATTTTTATAAAGAAAGAATAAACAATAACTTTAATATTGAAGTTATAATACCAAATGAATTGGATATGAATATTGTTCACAAAATCATATATGAAGAGCTATGTTTAGGTGTTCTAAAAGATGATTCTAAAAAAGAGTATCTAAGAATTATTGATAATTTAGTATCAAAAGGTGCACAGGGTGTAATCTTAGGTTGTACAGAAATCGGAATGCTGATAAAAAAAGAAGATACAAAAGTAAAACTTTTTGATACTACTTTAATCCATTCACTTGAAGCTGTAAAACAAGCACTATCTTAA
- a CDS encoding AAA family ATPase — MKISKLYANNDNFKTIVFDNGINFILSDANGVGKSSLFKLIDFCLLGDKHFLGHEHFKDYIFYIELQISSNRYITIKRPIKSGKNIELKITKEKSMLLDEKDFNIKSSLGVAKTFFENKVNYSINKFRTYITYFLRDESNQSDAFILYKHSTLHEIEYKTIISNLLGIDGRKIRRKYELDEIIKKEDTNATTLKNAQNDLQKVIEENKTLITSRFIDRLKYNVAKYGNIILNKEVTFLIDFNTSNDIEFSFKIANEKVESDDPTIKKLLCLIFSFALVDTYAQKRLIKFVAFDSPFDGNKNTYEEGIYRAINLLNRIGIQTIITSNENVIRIPEILSEIKNEYLTDYFSNKDKLMGDF; from the coding sequence ATGAAAATATCAAAATTGTATGCAAACAATGACAATTTTAAAACCATAGTATTTGATAATGGTATAAACTTTATCTTATCAGATGCAAACGGTGTGGGGAAAAGCAGTTTATTTAAATTAATAGATTTTTGTTTGTTAGGTGATAAGCATTTTTTAGGTCATGAGCACTTTAAAGATTATATTTTTTATATAGAACTTCAAATTTCTTCAAATAGATATATAACTATTAAAAGACCAATAAAAAGTGGTAAAAATATAGAATTAAAAATCACTAAAGAAAAATCTATGCTTTTAGATGAAAAAGATTTTAATATAAAAAGTAGTCTGGGTGTTGCTAAAACTTTTTTTGAAAATAAAGTTAATTATTCTATAAATAAATTTAGAACATATATTACATACTTTTTAAGAGATGAATCAAATCAAAGTGATGCTTTTATATTATATAAACACTCAACTCTTCACGAAATAGAATACAAAACTATTATATCAAATCTTCTTGGTATTGATGGGCGTAAAATTAGAAGAAAATATGAACTAGATGAAATAATCAAAAAAGAAGATACAAATGCCACAACTTTAAAAAATGCGCAAAACGATTTGCAAAAAGTTATTGAAGAAAATAAAACATTAATTACTAGCCGTTTTATTGATAGATTGAAATACAATGTCGCAAAATATGGAAATATAATATTAAATAAAGAGGTAACTTTTTTAATTGATTTCAATACTTCAAATGATATAGAGTTTAGCTTCAAAATTGCAAATGAAAAAGTTGAAAGTGATGATCCTACTATAAAAAAACTTTTATGTTTAATCTTTTCATTTGCATTAGTTGATACATATGCTCAAAAAAGACTTATCAAATTTGTTGCTTTTGATAGCCCTTTTGATGGAAATAAAAACACTTATGAAGAGGGTATTTATCGTGCAATTAATCTCTTAAATAGAATTGGTATTCAAACTATCATCACATCAAATGAAAATGTTATTCGTATTCCTGAGATTTTATCAGAAATAAAAAATGAATATTTGACTGATTATTTTTCTAATAAAGATAAATTAATGGGTGATTTTTAA
- a CDS encoding helix-turn-helix domain-containing protein, with protein MKLYEIGENIKTLRKAKKLTQEQLATKCGISRVTLGKVERGELGNTFVKTLDIILASLGLEIEFKTIRGFGLPNLDEL; from the coding sequence TTGAAATTATATGAAATTGGTGAAAATATTAAAACATTGAGAAAAGCAAAAAAACTAACTCAAGAACAATTAGCCACTAAATGTGGCATCAGCAGAGTAACATTAGGAAAAGTTGAGCGTGGGGAGTTGGGAAATACATTTGTTAAAACTTTGGATATTATACTTGCTAGTTTGGGTTTGGAAATAGAGTTTAAAACTATTCGAGGTTTTGGATTGCCAAACCTTGATGAATTGTAA
- a CDS encoding type II toxin-antitoxin system HipA family toxin: MNDFLTVKVDSKISGVLSFEENEYIFSYKTEDKKDFISLTMPVRTKSWNSKNLHPLFEMHLPEGYLLSIIKKHFSKFTKTDDFGLLKLMSPSIKGRVSYEQDLKVELKPLVLDDLLHSSNEKLFDELVSRFALNSPISGVQPKVLAQIENKATLKLEDYIVKSWGEDYPELALNEYLCMRVVQKANICVPEFYLSQDRKLFIMKRFDIKEDNTYLGFEDMCVLFGKNRDDKYEGTYEQIAKTIKTFVSPKYKKESLENFFKMIVINFLLKNGDAHLKNFGLIYDDISNIKLAPAYDVVTTTVYIKNDIPALHLLGSKKWCKEKQLLRFGIEFCDLTTKEVKELYEICLKARDKIIEEAKTYKKDEHLSEFIDNLIEKWT, translated from the coding sequence ATGAATGATTTTTTAACTGTAAAGGTTGATTCTAAAATATCAGGTGTTTTATCATTTGAAGAAAATGAATATATATTTTCTTACAAAACAGAAGATAAAAAAGATTTTATTTCACTTACTATGCCAGTTCGTACTAAATCTTGGAATAGTAAAAATCTTCATCCTCTATTTGAAATGCACTTACCTGAGGGTTACTTATTATCTATAATCAAAAAACACTTTTCAAAATTCACAAAAACTGATGATTTCGGTTTATTAAAACTTATGTCACCAAGTATAAAAGGAAGAGTCTCTTATGAACAAGATTTAAAAGTAGAGTTAAAACCTCTTGTTTTAGATGATTTACTTCACTCTTCAAATGAAAAACTATTTGATGAATTGGTATCTAGGTTTGCTTTAAATTCACCAATTTCAGGAGTTCAACCAAAGGTGTTAGCTCAAATAGAAAATAAAGCTACCTTAAAACTTGAAGATTATATTGTAAAATCTTGGGGAGAAGATTATCCAGAACTTGCACTTAATGAATACTTGTGTATGAGAGTAGTTCAAAAGGCAAATATTTGTGTTCCTGAGTTTTATTTATCACAAGATAGAAAGCTTTTTATTATGAAAAGATTTGATATAAAAGAGGACAATACTTATTTAGGTTTTGAAGATATGTGTGTACTTTTTGGGAAAAATCGTGATGATAAATACGAAGGAACTTATGAACAAATAGCAAAAACTATAAAAACTTTTGTATCTCCAAAATATAAAAAAGAGTCTTTAGAAAACTTCTTTAAAATGATAGTTATAAATTTTTTATTAAAAAATGGAGATGCACATCTTAAAAACTTTGGCTTAATTTATGATGATATTTCAAATATCAAATTAGCTCCTGCTTATGATGTAGTAACTACAACAGTGTATATTAAAAATGATATTCCAGCGCTTCATCTTTTAGGGAGTAAAAAATGGTGTAAAGAAAAACAACTTTTAAGATTTGGTATAGAATTTTGTGATTTAACAACAAAAGAGGTTAAAGAGCTTTATGAAATATGTTTAAAAGCAAGAGATAAAATTATAGAAGAAGCAAAAACTTATAAAAAAGATGAACATTTGTCAGAATTTATTGATAATTTAATTGAAAAATGGACATAA
- a CDS encoding helix-turn-helix domain-containing protein encodes MDLKELGLEIKKYRKENSISQSKICDDLKISRATLSSLENGRGVDVGIKKVMQILDYLGYEFCIKQKSLFPTLEDLRNE; translated from the coding sequence ATGGATTTAAAAGAACTGGGCTTAGAAATAAAAAAATATAGAAAAGAAAACTCTATATCACAATCAAAGATTTGTGATGATTTAAAAATCTCACGAGCGACACTTTCTTCATTGGAAAATGGAAGAGGCGTGGATGTTGGGATAAAAAAAGTTATGCAAATACTTGATTATTTGGGTTATGAGTTTTGTATAAAACAAAAAAGTCTATTTCCTACTTTAGAGGATTTGAGAAATGAATGA
- a CDS encoding nucleotidyltransferase family protein, with protein MIGLSQKELEILKEVFKKFDNIKEVILFGSRALGKHRPSSDIDLAIKGNVDINTLSKLKFTLEEDTNLPYFFDVVIYDNLDNLELKKHIDEFGKRIL; from the coding sequence ATGATAGGACTTAGCCAAAAAGAACTAGAAATCCTAAAAGAAGTATTCAAAAAGTTTGATAATATAAAAGAGGTCATACTTTTTGGCTCACGTGCTTTGGGTAAGCATAGACCATCATCTGATATTGACCTTGCTATAAAAGGTAATGTTGATATAAATACTCTTTCAAAACTAAAATTCACCCTTGAAGAAGATACAAATTTACCTTATTTTTTTGATGTCGTGATTTATGATAATCTTGATAATTTGGAGTTGAAGAAGCATATTGATGAGTTTGGGAAAAGAATTTTATAA
- a CDS encoding nucleotidyltransferase substrate binding protein: MEDNLTRCRQRFTNYEKSLGHLKTTVEKEDLNDIEKAGLIQFFEVTFELSWKVMKDFLTAEGYEVKSPRDSIKTAFEYGLIENGTLWLEALEKRNLASHTYDDKILDELEELIIHTYYPILDDLKEVLKKKL; the protein is encoded by the coding sequence ATGGAAGATAACTTAACAAGATGTAGACAAAGATTTACAAATTATGAAAAATCTTTAGGGCATTTAAAAACTACTGTTGAAAAAGAGGATTTAAATGACATAGAAAAAGCAGGATTAATACAGTTTTTTGAAGTTACATTTGAACTGTCTTGGAAAGTAATGAAAGATTTTTTAACTGCTGAGGGATATGAAGTAAAAAGTCCAAGAGATAGCATAAAAACAGCTTTTGAATATGGTTTGATTGAAAATGGAACTTTATGGCTAGAAGCTCTTGAGAAAAGAAATCTTGCATCTCACACTTATGATGATAAAATTCTTGATGAACTAGAAGAGTTGATTATTCATACATATTATCCTATTTTAGATGATTTAAAAGAAGTTTTAAAGAAAAAATTATGA
- a CDS encoding HepT-like ribonuclease domain-containing protein: MFDSKNVLYILTMLEAIEKIFIYSADFENEEKFYLANKQLNFNASVNLLIAIGEENKKIDEELKTSNKINWKNLSAMRDKVSHNYRGIDESMVWEIIKDYLPTLKILLIEMLPKIENSELYIKEALKTQYYEELHYLK; this comes from the coding sequence ATGTTTGATAGTAAAAATGTATTATACATACTTACAATGCTTGAAGCAATTGAAAAGATTTTTATATATTCTGCTGATTTTGAAAATGAAGAAAAGTTTTATTTAGCAAATAAACAATTAAATTTTAATGCAAGTGTAAACTTACTAATAGCAATAGGTGAAGAAAATAAAAAAATAGATGAAGAGCTAAAAACATCAAATAAAATCAATTGGAAAAACCTATCAGCTATGAGAGATAAGGTTTCTCATAACTATCGAGGAATTGATGAATCAATGGTATGGGAAATTATAAAAGATTATCTACCTACTTTAAAAATTTTATTAATAGAAATGTTACCTAAAATTGAAAATAGTGAGCTTTATATAAAAGAAGCATTAAAAACTCAATATTATGAAGAATTGCATTATTTGAAATAA
- a CDS encoding nucleotidyltransferase family protein, giving the protein MNKEEILKVLKSKKASYHLKNFILFGSVSSATNTTNSDIDIAYIEDDKTRLNFESYLKLENELEIIFNAKIDLINYKKFNPLIKLHSQKDFIYV; this is encoded by the coding sequence ATGAATAAAGAAGAGATATTAAAAGTGCTTAAAAGTAAAAAAGCTTCATATCATTTAAAAAACTTTATATTATTTGGTTCAGTTTCTTCTGCAACAAATACAACTAATAGTGATATAGATATAGCCTATATTGAAGATGATAAAACAAGATTGAATTTTGAAAGTTATTTAAAACTAGAAAATGAACTAGAAATTATATTTAATGCTAAAATTGATTTAATCAATTATAAAAAATTTAATCCACTTATTAAACTACACTCACAAAAAGATTTTATATATGTTTGA
- the dapE gene encoding succinyl-diaminopimelate desuccinylase, whose translation MTIIELFQKLLRFKSITPDDDGAFDFIEEYLGDTWTCIKFDMEGVKNRFYYKKFNENSQHLCFAGHIDVVPVGSNWEIDPFAAEIVDGVITARGTQDMKSGVAAYLYACKHAKNFDGILSILMTSDEEGEGTYGTIKMLEHLREIDFIPNYAVVAEPTCEEVFGDAIKVGRRGSINGYITIKGKQGHAAYPEKCINPVHNFAHVLPQIAGHNLDNGDEYFAPSKMVITDIRGGMEVTNVTPNELKLMFNVRNSTNTTRESVEEFINKNLEGLKYDFRTTQGSFPFVTNKESKVVKAMETSIKEVLGITTKHSTHGGTSDARYFGAFGIEAIEFGVINDTIHSTGERTTVKEVEGLTAVFEDLIRKF comes from the coding sequence ATGACTATTATAGAATTATTTCAAAAATTATTAAGATTTAAATCAATTACTCCAGACGATGATGGAGCATTTGACTTTATAGAAGAGTACTTAGGTGATACATGGACTTGCATAAAATTCGATATGGAAGGAGTGAAAAATAGATTTTATTATAAAAAATTCAATGAAAATTCTCAACATCTATGTTTTGCTGGTCATATCGATGTTGTTCCTGTAGGAAGTAACTGGGAAATAGATCCATTTGCAGCTGAAATCGTAGATGGAGTTATAACAGCACGTGGAACACAAGATATGAAAAGTGGAGTTGCTGCATATTTGTACGCTTGTAAACACGCAAAAAATTTTGATGGAATACTAAGTATTTTGATGACAAGTGATGAAGAAGGTGAGGGAACTTACGGAACTATCAAGATGTTAGAACACCTAAGAGAAATAGACTTTATACCAAATTATGCAGTTGTAGCAGAACCAACTTGTGAAGAGGTTTTTGGTGATGCGATAAAAGTAGGAAGACGTGGAAGTATAAATGGATATATCACTATAAAAGGAAAACAAGGACACGCAGCATATCCAGAAAAATGTATAAATCCAGTACATAACTTTGCTCATGTATTACCTCAAATAGCAGGACACAATCTTGATAATGGAGATGAATATTTCGCACCTTCTAAAATGGTAATCACAGATATAAGAGGTGGAATGGAAGTTACAAATGTAACACCAAATGAACTAAAACTAATGTTCAACGTGCGAAACTCAACAAATACAACAAGAGAATCTGTAGAAGAGTTTATAAATAAAAACTTAGAAGGATTAAAATACGATTTTAGAACAACACAAGGTTCTTTCCCTTTTGTGACAAATAAAGAATCAAAAGTGGTAAAAGCTATGGAAACTTCAATCAAAGAAGTTCTTGGAATTACTACAAAACACTCAACACACGGTGGAACAAGTGATGCCAGATATTTTGGAGCATTTGGAATCGAAGCTATCGAATTTGGTGTGATAAATGACACTATTCATAGTACTGGTGAGAGAACTACTGTTAAAGAAGTAGAGGGATTGACTGCTGTTTTTGAGGATTTGATTCGGAAGTTTTAA
- a CDS encoding DUF748 domain-containing protein translates to MGKLEKSFYWLCFVLAIYITIGFKIIPTVLEDQLVKNLDENLTQKTTLEKIEFNPFTFNLKIHNFKLSDSNNEPTISFKEFAVDFGVLKSIENLNVSFENVSLLDAIINVIEEKDGQINLTKLVKPQEEQEEVKEEDPNSKLLDFLISKITLENANINYINQEENPYSLSLKNINYTLYDLGTFNDILSSNDLKLKLNDNTNITIGGAFKLEPFRGYGKILIEDLRLKELLTYKKDILNFDLDENANLNLQLNYDFHSNKDFALNINSDRFEFNNINLKQNETDILNLAKLDIKTFVFNLDRQNIRIEDVNFDALKANMITNKDGLNFANLIKEEKKDSETKVSDEQVAKVEEKKSTEDKTVSKELEVEIKGAEVEASKAWNISLANVKINNSDFIFDDKVNNSIAQTKAFNISLDSLKIKDSDIDLSSLKLANPNLSYNDNKNKLSINSKNANINLDKLTLKQNILDINKIEITKDNFSLDDKKANFSLATKKTDIALNSLKIDNGKTSLNSITLKTPGLDFNDNNSKMSVKTPNVDINVNNLIVDNSKTSIASIALKMPSIVYDDTKSNMSVKTSTVDLGINTLTIQDAKTSIKSISLKTPSLDFDDKQSKMSVSTAKIDLDVNALAIEGAKTSINSINLKTPNIDFDDEKAKMNVKTSNINLDLDSFSINDSKILLKEITLLKPSVKFVDNTNNLKIDANNMELYVSNISKINDKLVIDSVKLIEPDLDFLDTSSNTKIEAKKIDLQIKKLSNSNAGFKIEKTDLNNPNIAITLPKTAATKPSTKEVTNQKVVSKSKDDSAQTKINIGPVNINNAVFSFEDKNLPVPFKTVVTKLNGKISEFKNTESSTSTLNVNGTVDKYGVAKITGIVHPNNIKVLTDINMIFNNIAMSNFTPYTGKFVGREIKSGKLDMDLKYNIEKSNLDAKNNITISKLELGNSVQSPDAVSLPLDVAVTLLKNSQGIIDIKLPVSGNVDDPTFSIGSIVWNAFINLMTKAVTAPFSLLGAIFNFSPDEIDSVDFNLAHDEITPIQKETLDKIAQILTAKPELAIKISASYDNQKEEYALKEKKYLEDNPKDINLKKEELEKEVLKEKAELKELEQIAKNRILNIKNYLIKEKKIDTKQIIITDKMETSSASVKIDIETIK, encoded by the coding sequence ATGGGAAAACTAGAGAAATCATTTTATTGGCTTTGCTTTGTATTAGCTATTTATATAACCATAGGATTTAAGATTATCCCTACTGTTTTAGAAGACCAATTAGTAAAAAACTTAGATGAAAATCTTACACAAAAAACAACTCTTGAAAAAATCGAATTTAATCCATTTACTTTCAACCTAAAAATTCATAATTTTAAATTAAGTGATTCAAATAATGAGCCTACAATTTCATTTAAAGAGTTTGCAGTAGATTTTGGAGTATTAAAATCAATAGAAAATCTAAATGTAAGCTTTGAAAATGTTTCATTATTAGATGCTATAATTAACGTTATTGAAGAAAAAGATGGTCAAATAAACTTAACAAAACTTGTAAAACCTCAAGAAGAGCAAGAGGAAGTAAAAGAAGAAGATCCAAATTCAAAATTGTTAGACTTCTTAATTTCTAAAATAACTTTAGAAAATGCAAATATAAACTACATAAATCAAGAAGAAAATCCATATAGTTTGAGTTTGAAAAATATAAATTATACCCTTTATGATTTAGGAACATTCAATGATATTCTTTCTTCAAATGATTTAAAACTTAAATTAAATGACAATACAAATATCACTATTGGTGGAGCTTTTAAACTTGAGCCATTTAGAGGTTATGGAAAAATTTTAATTGAAGATTTAAGATTAAAAGAACTTTTAACTTATAAAAAAGATATATTAAATTTTGATTTAGATGAAAATGCAAATCTAAATTTACAACTAAACTATGACTTTCATTCAAATAAAGATTTCGCTTTAAATATAAATAGTGATAGATTTGAATTTAATAATATAAATTTAAAACAAAATGAAACTGATATTTTAAATCTTGCAAAATTAGATATCAAAACTTTTGTTTTTAACTTAGATAGACAAAACATCAGAATAGAAGATGTAAACTTTGATGCTCTAAAAGCAAATATGATTACAAATAAAGATGGATTAAATTTTGCAAATCTAATCAAAGAAGAAAAAAAAGATAGTGAAACAAAAGTATCTGATGAACAAGTAGCAAAAGTTGAAGAAAAAAAATCAACAGAAGATAAAACTGTTTCAAAAGAATTAGAAGTAGAAATAAAAGGCGCAGAAGTTGAAGCTTCAAAAGCGTGGAATATTAGTCTTGCTAATGTAAAAATAAACAATAGTGATTTTATTTTTGATGATAAAGTAAATAACAGTATTGCTCAAACAAAAGCTTTTAATATAAGTCTTGATAGTTTAAAAATCAAAGATTCAGATATTGATTTAAGTTCATTAAAACTAGCAAATCCAAACCTAAGTTATAATGATAATAAAAATAAATTATCAATTAACTCTAAAAATGCAAATATAAATCTTGATAAATTAACTCTTAAACAAAATATCCTAGATATCAATAAAATAGAGATTACAAAAGACAACTTTTCTTTAGATGATAAAAAAGCTAATTTTTCTTTAGCTACAAAGAAAACAGATATTGCATTAAATAGTCTAAAAATAGATAATGGTAAAACATCACTAAACTCAATTACACTTAAAACACCTGGTTTAGATTTTAATGATAACAACTCTAAAATGAGTGTTAAAACTCCAAATGTCGATATCAACGTAAATAATCTAATAGTAGATAACTCAAAAACTTCTATTGCTTCTATTGCACTAAAAATGCCAAGTATTGTATATGATGATACAAAATCTAATATGAGTGTTAAAACATCTACTGTAGATCTTGGTATAAATACCTTAACTATTCAAGATGCAAAAACTTCTATAAAATCAATAAGTTTAAAAACACCTAGTTTAGATTTTGATGATAAACAATCTAAAATGAGCGTTTCAACAGCAAAGATAGATCTTGATGTAAATGCCTTGGCAATTGAAGGCGCTAAAACTTCTATTAACTCTATAAATTTAAAAACACCTAATATAGATTTTGATGATGAAAAAGCTAAGATGAATGTTAAAACTTCTAATATAAATTTGGATTTAGATTCATTTTCTATAAATGATTCAAAGATTTTACTAAAAGAAATCACTCTATTAAAACCTTCTGTAAAGTTTGTTGATAATACTAATAATCTAAAAATTGATGCAAACAATATGGAACTTTATGTTTCTAATATCTCAAAAATAAATGATAAATTAGTAATAGATTCAGTAAAACTAATAGAGCCAGATCTTGATTTTTTAGATACAAGTAGCAATACAAAAATTGAAGCAAAAAAAATAGATCTACAAATCAAGAAACTATCAAATAGTAATGCTGGATTTAAAATCGAAAAAACAGATTTAAACAATCCAAATATTGCTATAACTCTTCCAAAAACAGCGGCTACAAAACCTAGTACAAAAGAAGTAACAAATCAAAAAGTTGTAAGTAAAAGTAAAGATGATTCAGCTCAAACAAAAATAAATATAGGACCTGTAAATATAAATAATGCAGTTTTCTCTTTTGAAGATAAAAACTTACCAGTTCCATTTAAAACTGTAGTTACAAAATTAAATGGAAAAATATCTGAATTTAAAAATACAGAATCAAGTACAAGTACACTAAATGTAAATGGTACTGTTGATAAATATGGTGTTGCAAAAATTACGGGAATCGTACATCCAAATAATATCAAAGTATTAACAGATATAAATATGATTTTTAACAATATTGCAATGTCAAACTTCACTCCATATACTGGAAAATTTGTTGGGAGAGAAATAAAAAGTGGTAAGTTAGATATGGATTTAAAATATAACATTGAAAAATCAAATCTTGATGCTAAAAACAATATCACTATTTCTAAATTAGAATTAGGAAACTCAGTTCAAAGTCCTGATGCTGTTTCTTTACCTTTGGATGTAGCAGTAACACTTCTTAAAAATTCACAAGGAATTATCGATATTAAACTTCCTGTTTCTGGAAATGTAGATGACCCTACGTTCTCAATAGGTTCAATAGTATGGAATGCATTTATAAACCTTATGACAAAGGCTGTAACAGCTCCTTTTTCACTTCTTGGAGCAATATTCAACTTTAGTCCAGATGAAATAGATAGCGTTGATTTTAATTTAGCACATGATGAGATAACTCCTATTCAAAAAGAGACTCTAGATAAAATAGCACAGATTTTAACAGCTAAACCTGAATTAGCAATCAAAATATCAGCTTCTTATGATAACCAAAAAGAAGAGTATGCATTAAAAGAGAAAAAATATTTAGAAGATAATCCAAAAGATATTAATCTAAAAAAAGAAGAGCTTGAAAAAGAAGTACTAAAAGAAAAAGCAGAATTAAAAGAGCTTGAACAAATAGCAAAAAATAGAATATTAAATATCAAAAATTATTTAATTAAAGAGAAAAAAATAGACACTAAACAAATCATTATAACAGATAAAATGGAAACGTCTAGTGCATCTGTTAAAATTGATATAGAAACAATCAAATAA